The window tcaaaatgtatggatggcgtggataaaacacatacattatggcggggtccacataacaccgaccactagctaccTGTACGGTGAcagcgtcactagccaagccGCGTCCCCAAAACGAAGAAGATCtgaatctcaggtagaccatccCACAGGaatcagtagtgattgaatgcccaccgttaaaactatctatggcccaccgtaatgtttatttgcatcaaACATGTGGATAATGTTACACAGATTTGGagcccacaggaaacagtagtgattgaatgcccaccgttaaaactaaTTACGGCTTAGACTCAATTGGTCTTGACTTGAGCATGGAGCCCAAAGAAAATCTAGATTGCAGCTACCTCCCCtcaattatataataataatagacACTTCCCTtctatttttaattattattgcaGATCTCCCCTCAGATACCTTCCATTGCGAGACTTGAGAGGAATTAATATGCCCTCCATTGGGTACAACTGTACAATCACATTAGATAGTTTGGGGCCTCTATGGTGTATGTTTGGACAATAATAGACAACcatgaaaatagtctaaatctatgtggtggtccacttgatggttggattaacTTGGTTTTTTGTAGCGTCCCATTTTTATAGTGGGGTGACCTAGTTGAACAGTTGGCTGACAAACAAACATGAGGTGACCCCACATGTGTTTGCAACCATTTGGGGGTGAACAAACCAGACTGAGTCCTACTGAGTTCAGATCAACTCACATAAGATCGGACTCATCCAAGGCTCTACTAGTAGACATTGATTTCTTGCCTTGTGTATTTTCAGGTGAATCCATCAAACTGTAGGGAGGTTATCTACAATAATGCAGAAATGAAGGACAGGCAGATTACAAATAAGGGGGAGGTAGGTAGATGCAATTAAACCAATAAAACATTAGCACCCAGTTCATTAATTGCCACCTCCAGTGCTGGGCACTTTTCTCTCAATAGTAATATCCTATTATATATTGTTACTTCAATTTTACTGGAAAAGGAAAGACAATAAGGCCCACTATATGCACCAATGATCCATACACCAACGGGTCCTTAAAAGGCAAGAAATGATCATACCCATATGTTTAAAATTGTTAGGATAAGTGGACCGTGGAATAAAAATCACTCACAGATCTTAGTTATTTGTACCCATATCTTTAAAagtgttaggattgtttgatcactTTTATTAATGTTCTGTGGCCCATTCATGGTCGTCTATAAtggatgaagggtttggatcatcatacTAGTTGGGTTGTGCCTTGAGAAACCAATATTACGTTGCCTTTTTTACTTTAGTTAATACATGATACATTTATTTAGTCATTAATCATATTAATGTCTGGAACGTAAATATTCATGTTGGCTTTGGAAGGATTCCTCCGGCTGTACTTGGACACTTAAAATTGGATACAACGGCGGCTGCTAATACATGATGTTGGTTGCTTTATGTGAGAGGATTGACTAGGTTTTAAGATGGACGGTCTTCGCCATTTAAAACTTCCTCAAGTTGGTATGCCTATCACTATTTTACATGAGAGTACGAGTGTGAGTGTGTcatgtatatataaataaataaatttattaggCTCATGATTCCTTACATTGCTAAGATTAATTGCAAGTATTTGAattgtgtgtttaaaaaaaaaaaaacttgtgaaTGCACTAGCTCTAATGACTCCCTAGACTTAAGGAAGTGTGGATGAAGAAATTTTGATTGAATGTGCTCAAGCTTTCTCTACAAGTTTACCGTGTAATTGATAGAAGTGAATGTGGCTGGGCACAGacatttagggcctatttggaattgtgtatagtattgtattgtattgtatttgggtactgttcatgtatacattaGACGGTTTTcaaaatacatccaaatcaagcAAATACTAATCAATGTTTGAATTGTAGGTATTGGTAGACATAGTATAcaataccttatatatatatcaatgtttTGATAGGATGTATTAAAACTGAGTACTGTACAATCATACAAATTTCAACTCTACCAGTACGAATGGTCAACCCACGTTTGGGTAGCAACCCACCTGTGATATGTGGACCCCTAAACCCTAATCTACCCATCTTCGGTGCAAAATCTCAAGGACGGTCGATGACGAATCCGATGATGGATGAATTTGATGGAAACCGTGGGTCCGTCGGTGCACATCTTGCTTCACTTCCGAAGCTAACAACCTCAGATGCAATGCCATTAAGAGGCAGCAATTCTCCAAGTTGGGGTGATGGAATTGGATTGAATGATGGTGATCAAGGTCATTTGAAGACTGTCAATGAGAATTATGGGAATCCACAGCAGGTTAATAGCTGCAAGATGAACGTCACAGCATCGTCGTGTGATTTTCATATAGAGAAAGGGGCAGAGAATGCATCTTCAAGAGGTGAAGGTATGGTGGATTCATGGATCTATTCTTCTGATGAGAACAAGATAGAGCAAGCAATAGAgcataggaaaaagaaaaagaaaaaagaaaaaagaggagatgTTCGTCCACTTCGTTTTGCACCATCATAACTATAAAAATGCAATACTCTTTATTATTCTTCTACAGCAGGTTAGTAGCTGCAAGATAAACTTCACGGCATCGTCGTTTGATTTCCATACAGAGAGAGGGGCAAAGAATGCATCTTCAAGAGGTGAAGGTATGGTGGATTCATGGATCTGTTCTTCTAATTAGAACAAGATAGAGCAAGCAATGTAGcataggaaaaaaagaaaaagaaaaaagaggagatgTTGGTCcactaccgttgaaagcttcccgggccacagaagtttttggtcaagctgatatttttgttttcctttcatccatgtctctctgatcttatgaacgggttagatgacaaataaacatcactgtgggccctaggatggtttcaatggtggacatcattacaccctatttcctatagtgtgtgCACTTAAGCTTTGGGCATCCTTTAATTTTGGACtctgacctaaaatgagctgaaaaattagatgaacggcgtggataaagtacatacatcacggtggaccccacagagtttattcagcAGGCGATAGCGTGCgaagttactcagcacgcaatccgcatccataAAGATGCGTGTGGAGTGGTTGTATCATGCATGTGGGGTTAGAAAATTTCATGATGGCCTGAGTAGTGGGTCGGAAGCAAAGGTGTGAATAGAAAATAGCAATAGAAGATTTACAGTATCTCGATGAGACATAGGTTCTCATGATGGCACACGTGGACCCTTGGTTCAGTTATCCATTCCATCGATCCGATGGGCCCCTCCGTGGATTGGATTCCCAAAAAGCTTCCACATTGCACGATACTAACCTTTTGATCGATTaggaatagaaaaaataaaagtgaTGCTCCACATCCAATATAAAACAGGCCAAAGATTGAATGGATGTTTTCTTCAAACTGGGAGAATTTTAAGTAATTCCCCAAAAAAGTAGGGCCCATCAGgttaacggtctggattgctgGGCCATAGTGCAGAAATCAAGTGCCCTCAGCAAAACCGCACTCCACTGTAGCCGATGGCTCTATAATTTCTCCGTGGGgagtaatttgatactctggctgtgtatagtacttgatacgcaggcagttaGAAATCATACAAATTAAACCGGTTAAATTAGGGAAACAACTTTCTTCAAGGAGAATGCCAAAGTTCAGATTTGTTGAGCAATTTTAACTTCTGATTTGAGGACACTTGTTTGGTGAAATTAGACCATTGGATATTCTCCATTATCTACCGTTCAATGTCTACTAACCTGATTCAATCAAATAATTGTAATTACTAGGTCATGATACGACTAACTTTTTAATTTGAATTGTTTGTATGATGTATGTacaattttaaagtaatttctaagtgcctgcaaaTCATATATCACCCGTATTCAAAGTTTCTCTTCCACTTTGCCCATTGAAAGGACAATGAAATGATATGATACCTTGGAAGCCAAGAATCACTATTAGTAATTCATGGTATTATGCTTCAATACAAGCATCGTAATTAAatagaaggtctcaagtccaactggctGGACCACAAGCTACAGTCCACTGAGCCAATAGCACTCAACATATTAAGTGA is drawn from Magnolia sinica isolate HGM2019 chromosome 5, MsV1, whole genome shotgun sequence and contains these coding sequences:
- the LOC131245105 gene encoding uncharacterized protein LOC131245105 is translated as MTNPMMDEFDGNRGSVGAHLASLPKLTTSDAMPLRGSNSPSWGDGIGLNDGDQGHLKTVNENYGNPQQVSSCKINFTASSFDFHTERGAKNASSRGEGMVDSWICSSN